In the Aythya fuligula isolate bAytFul2 chromosome 8, bAytFul2.pri, whole genome shotgun sequence genome, one interval contains:
- the TECR gene encoding very-long-chain enoyl-CoA reductase isoform X2, protein MFHKLYPRWYPARQSIKLDPKGKSLRDEEILQHLPVGTTATLYFKDLGPQIGWTTVFLIEYTGPLFIYFLFYFRMPFVYGLDERFTSSPHPVVNLACICHSFHYIKRLIETIFVHRFSHGTMPLRNIVKNCLYYWGFAAWLAYYINHPLYTPPSYGKKQINFAVIMFLLCEAGNFSIHVALSDLRRDGSKTRKIPYPTKNPFTWLFFFVSCPNYTYEVGTWISFTVMTQCVPVGLFTLLCFIQMTIWAKDKHYTYLREFKDYPSLRMPIIPFLL, encoded by the exons ATGTTCCATAAATTAT ATCCTCGGTGGTATCCAGCAAGACAGTCAATAAAACTTGATCCAA aagGAAAGTCCCTGAGGGATGAGGAAatcctgcagcacctccctgttGGCACAACTGCTACCTTATACTTTAAAGATTTAGGGCCACAGATAGGATGGACTACG GTATTTTTGATAGAATATACAGGTCCATTGttcatctattttctgttttatttccgCATGCCTTTTGTGTATGGACTGGATGAGAGGTTTACATCAAGCCCACATCCAGTAGTTAA CTTGGCATGTATCTGCCATTCTTTCCACTACATCAAAAGGTTGATTGAAACAATATTTGTTCATCGGTTCTCCCATGGGACTATGCCACTGAGGAATATTGTGAAG aaCTGCTTGTATTACTGGGGATTTGCAGCTTGGCTTGCTTATTACATCAATCATCCTCTTTACACTCCTCCTT cttatgggaaaaaacagattaattttgCTGTGATCATGTTTCTG CTGTGTGAAGCTGGAAATTTTTCCATTCATGTTGCACTTAGTGACCTCCGGAGAGATG GATCCAAAACCCGTAAGATCCCATATCCAACAAAGAATCCTTTCACatggctgtttttctttgtgtcttgCCCTAACTATACCTACGAG GTGGGGACATGGATCAGTTTCACTGTCATGACTCAGTGTGTTCCAG tgGGTCTGTTCACCTTGCTTTGCTTCATTCAGATGACAATCTGGGCAAAAGATAAACACTACACCTACCTACGAGAATTCAAGGATTATCCAAGTCTTAGAATGCCaattattccttttttgttgtaa
- the TECR gene encoding very-long-chain enoyl-CoA reductase isoform X1 — protein sequence MGGRAGFFEVEILDWKTKEQLCFLDKVEPNATIREIRLMFHKLYPRWYPARQSIKLDPKGKSLRDEEILQHLPVGTTATLYFKDLGPQIGWTTVFLIEYTGPLFIYFLFYFRMPFVYGLDERFTSSPHPVVNLACICHSFHYIKRLIETIFVHRFSHGTMPLRNIVKNCLYYWGFAAWLAYYINHPLYTPPSYGKKQINFAVIMFLLCEAGNFSIHVALSDLRRDGSKTRKIPYPTKNPFTWLFFFVSCPNYTYEVGTWISFTVMTQCVPVGLFTLLCFIQMTIWAKDKHYTYLREFKDYPSLRMPIIPFLL from the exons ATGGGCGGCAGGGCCGGCTTCTTCGAG GTGGAAATCCTTGACTGGAAGACAAAGGAACAACTATGCTTCCTGGATAAg GTGGAACCAAATGCTACAATTAGGGAGATAAGATTGATGTTCCATAAATTAT ATCCTCGGTGGTATCCAGCAAGACAGTCAATAAAACTTGATCCAA aagGAAAGTCCCTGAGGGATGAGGAAatcctgcagcacctccctgttGGCACAACTGCTACCTTATACTTTAAAGATTTAGGGCCACAGATAGGATGGACTACG GTATTTTTGATAGAATATACAGGTCCATTGttcatctattttctgttttatttccgCATGCCTTTTGTGTATGGACTGGATGAGAGGTTTACATCAAGCCCACATCCAGTAGTTAA CTTGGCATGTATCTGCCATTCTTTCCACTACATCAAAAGGTTGATTGAAACAATATTTGTTCATCGGTTCTCCCATGGGACTATGCCACTGAGGAATATTGTGAAG aaCTGCTTGTATTACTGGGGATTTGCAGCTTGGCTTGCTTATTACATCAATCATCCTCTTTACACTCCTCCTT cttatgggaaaaaacagattaattttgCTGTGATCATGTTTCTG CTGTGTGAAGCTGGAAATTTTTCCATTCATGTTGCACTTAGTGACCTCCGGAGAGATG GATCCAAAACCCGTAAGATCCCATATCCAACAAAGAATCCTTTCACatggctgtttttctttgtgtcttgCCCTAACTATACCTACGAG GTGGGGACATGGATCAGTTTCACTGTCATGACTCAGTGTGTTCCAG tgGGTCTGTTCACCTTGCTTTGCTTCATTCAGATGACAATCTGGGCAAAAGATAAACACTACACCTACCTACGAGAATTCAAGGATTATCCAAGTCTTAGAATGCCaattattccttttttgttgtaa
- the TECR gene encoding very-long-chain enoyl-CoA reductase isoform X3: protein MGGRAGFFEVEILDWKTKEQLCFLDKVEPNATIREIRLMFHKLYPRWYPARQSIKLDPKGKSLRDEEILQHLPVGTTATLYFKDLGPQIGWTTVFLIEYTGPLFIYFLFYFRMPFVYGLDERFTSSPHPVVNLACICHSFHYIKRLIETIFVHRFSHGTMPLRNIVKNCLYYWGFAAWLAYYINHPLYTPPSYGKKQINFAVIMFLLCEAGNFSIHVALSDLRRDGSKTRKIPYPTKNPFTWLFFFVSCPNYTYEWVCSPCFASFR from the exons ATGGGCGGCAGGGCCGGCTTCTTCGAG GTGGAAATCCTTGACTGGAAGACAAAGGAACAACTATGCTTCCTGGATAAg GTGGAACCAAATGCTACAATTAGGGAGATAAGATTGATGTTCCATAAATTAT ATCCTCGGTGGTATCCAGCAAGACAGTCAATAAAACTTGATCCAA aagGAAAGTCCCTGAGGGATGAGGAAatcctgcagcacctccctgttGGCACAACTGCTACCTTATACTTTAAAGATTTAGGGCCACAGATAGGATGGACTACG GTATTTTTGATAGAATATACAGGTCCATTGttcatctattttctgttttatttccgCATGCCTTTTGTGTATGGACTGGATGAGAGGTTTACATCAAGCCCACATCCAGTAGTTAA CTTGGCATGTATCTGCCATTCTTTCCACTACATCAAAAGGTTGATTGAAACAATATTTGTTCATCGGTTCTCCCATGGGACTATGCCACTGAGGAATATTGTGAAG aaCTGCTTGTATTACTGGGGATTTGCAGCTTGGCTTGCTTATTACATCAATCATCCTCTTTACACTCCTCCTT cttatgggaaaaaacagattaattttgCTGTGATCATGTTTCTG CTGTGTGAAGCTGGAAATTTTTCCATTCATGTTGCACTTAGTGACCTCCGGAGAGATG GATCCAAAACCCGTAAGATCCCATATCCAACAAAGAATCCTTTCACatggctgtttttctttgtgtcttgCCCTAACTATACCTACGAG tgGGTCTGTTCACCTTGCTTTGCTTCATTCAGATGA